One segment of Apium graveolens cultivar Ventura unplaced genomic scaffold, ASM990537v1 ctg1582, whole genome shotgun sequence DNA contains the following:
- the LOC141699963 gene encoding calmodulin-binding protein 60 D-like: MEGKTSVLQGTTTLKLKEGINSIDNLSFTQNSGTTIEPGKTESFDLKDHRVTSYAKKEVPSLDDKVLQLKHVGKEKKNILKVGPKKWEEITDHAKTCIINGKVHVYISPDSKQMCGVVFDAIGQLKGSLKESQNSSQYITWDSPLFDMWEQASQ; the protein is encoded by the exons ATGGAAGGAAAGACATCTGTGCTTCAAGGTACTACTACACTGAAGCTAAAAGAAGGCATCAACAGCATTGATAATCTTTCTTTCACACAGAATTCAGGAACTACAATAGAGCCAGGGAAGACAGAATCCTTCGACCTTAAAGATCATCGAGTAACAT CATATGCGAAGAAAGAAGTTCCATCTTTGGATGATAAAGTGTTGCAGCTTAAACATGTTGGCAAAGAGAAAAAAAAT ATACTTAAAGTTGGCCCCAAGAAATGGGAGGAAATAACAGACCATGCAAAAACATGCATAATCAACGGCAAGGTTCACGTTTACATCAGTCCCGATTCAAAACAAATGTGTGGAGTTGTATTTGATGCTATAGGACAATTAAAGGGATCACTTAAGGAATCTCAGAATTCTAGTCAATATATCACCTGGGATTCTCCGTTGTTCGATATGTGGGAGCAAGCAAGTCAATAA